One Stigmatopora nigra isolate UIUO_SnigA chromosome 1, RoL_Snig_1.1, whole genome shotgun sequence DNA segment encodes these proteins:
- the cd247 gene encoding T-cell surface glycoprotein CD3 zeta chain, translating to MGLLETSVLLVLAIRPTEAKMTFYDPKLCYILDGFLGLYGLFITAMFIKEKFFRTRGPKDTGQMGARGKSADRDAELTGDPDSPRNRWMDDNSTYTALHRPTEDEYKELPVVRDRPRKKERLSQGLSAASRDNYDTLQMQPMPSH from the exons ATGGGACTTCTGGAGACATCCGTTCTGCTGGTGTTGGCGATCAGGCCCACAG AAGCCAAGATGACATTTTACGATCCCAAGCTGTGCTATATCTTGGATGGCTTCCTGGGTCTCTACGGCTTGTTCATCACCGCCATGTTTATTAAGGAGAAG TTCTTCAGAACAAGAGGGCCAAAAGATACTGGCCAGATG GGTGCACGAGGAAAAAGTGCCGACCGTGATGCCGAGCTGACAGGAGACCCGGATAGCCCACGT AACCGCTGGATGGACGATAACTCCACATACACG GCATTACACAGACCAACAGAAGACGAATACAAAGAACTTCCAGTTGTGAGAGAC AgacccagaaaaaaagaaaggcttTCCCAG GGTCTCAGTGCCGCCAGCAGAGACAACTACGACACCCTCCAGATGCAACCGATGCCATCCCACTAA
- the dnajc27 gene encoding dnaJ homolog subfamily C member 27: METSVPKRRENKKPLRVKVISLGNAEVGKSCIIKRYCEKRFVPKYLATIGIDYGVTKVQVRDREIKVNIFDMAGHPFFYEVRNEFYKDSQGVLLVYDVGLRESFDALDSWLGEMKQEMGSQANMDCIVFVVCANKVDLSKRRVVDEGEGRLWAESRGFHYFETSAQSGEGINEMFQAFFSSITDMCENGGKRPVAEVSVGFTKEQADTIRRIRNSKDSWDMLGVKPGATREEVNKAYRKLAVLLHPDKCVAPGSEDAFKAVVNARTSLLKNIK; the protein is encoded by the exons ATGGAAACGAGCGTGCCGAAGAGACGAGAAAATAAAAAGCCTCTCCGCGTGAAGGTAATCAGCCTCGGGAACGCTGAAGTCGGGAAG AGTTGTATCATCAAACGTTACTGTGAGAAGAGGTTTGTTCCCAAATATTTGGCCACGATCGGTATTGACTATGGCGTCACCAA GGTGCAAGTACGCGACAGAGAAATCAAAGTCAACATCTTCGATATGGCTGGCCATCCATTCTTTTACGAG GTGCGGAATGAATTCTACAAGGACAGTCAAGGTGTGCTGCTGGTGTACGATGTCGGTCTACGGGAAAGTTTCGATGCCTTGGACAGCTGGCTGGGTGAGATGAAACAAGAAATGGGCTCTCAAGCCAACATGGACTGCATCGTCTTTGTAGTCTGCGCCAACAAG GTGGACCTGTCGAAACGGCGAGTGGTGGACGAGGGCGAGGGGCGTCTTTGGGCAGAGTCTCGGGGGTTTCATTACTTTGAGACATCGGCACAGAGTGGAGAAGGTATCAACGAGATGTTTCAG GCCTTCTTTTCTTCCATCACTGACATGTGTGAGAACGGAGGGAAGCGCCCCGTTGCCGAGGTCAGCGTAGGCTTCACCAAAGAGCAAGCGGACACCATCAGACGTATCAGAAACAGCAAAGACTCATGGGATATGTTAGGTGTCAAACCTGGCGCCACACG GGAGGAAGTCAACAAGGCGTACAGGAAGCTGGCGGTTCTTTTGCACCCAGACAAATGCGTGGCCCCCGGAAGCGAAGACGCATTCAAAGCGGTGGTGAACGCACGCACATCACTGCTGAAGAATATCAAATAA
- the xdh gene encoding xanthine dehydrogenase/oxidase isoform X2: MGDHTNSSDELTFFVNGKKVVEKNADPEMTLLTYLRRKLGLPGTKLGCAEGGCGACTVMLSKYQPDTQSLLHYAVNACLAPICSLHLVAVTTVEGIGSVARQLHPVQERIAKAHGSQCGFCTPGIVMSMYALLRNNTTPKMADVEEAFQGNLCRCTGYRPILEAYKTFTTDGGCCGGKGRVNGCCMTNMKAEEEEVDASSKLFNVADFAPLDPTQEVIFPPELMSLSKNQKTRSLRFSSPRVVWFQPANLDEFLDLKCKHPDARVVVGNTEVGIEVKFKNLLYPVILAPSFIPELHRVTHVDNGIVFGAACTLTQMGEVLKKAVKELPPHQTQFFLAVLEQLRWFAGQQIRNVAAVGGNIMTASPISDLNPVFMAACCKVTLMDKNGSRVVQMDDGFFVGYRKTILRPEEILLSIEVPYSRKYQFVSAFKQSPRREDDISIVTGAMSVTFTPGTSIVEDLRLSYGGMAATTVLAKNTANKLLGRCWGEELLEEACSSLAEEMTLDPSVPGGMVTYRRTLTLGLFYKFYLTVLQKLRGEDLNVEEVRSNFLSATEIYHQEIPSSVQIYQEVPPSQKQDDVLGHPVMHLAALKQATGEAVYCDDIPLFENEVYLALVTSTKAYARICSIDTSEAESSPGFIRCFLVGDIPGSNATGVFHDESVFADGQVTCVGHVIGAVVADTQINAQRAAKAVKVQYEELQPIITIQEAIAAQSFYQPIRKLQRGDLEEGFKQADHILEGEMHIGGQEHFYLETNSTVAVPKGEDHEMELFVSTQNPSETQFLVAKALGIPANRVVVRVKRMGGGFGGKESRSTVLSTVVSVAAHKLRRPVRCMLDRDEDMLITGGRHPFYGKYKVGFLNSGKVVALDVWYYSNAGNTRDLSLAVMERALFHMVNSYSIANVCGHGALCRTNLPSNTAFRGFGGPQGMMLAENWITEVAQSLGRPAEEVRRLNLFRQGEVTPYNQLLEQCTLDLCWDECMSRSNYRQRRDAIELYNKQNRWTKRGLAIVPTMFGISFTALFLNQAGALVHIYTDGSVLLTHGGTEMGQGLHTKMIQVASRVLGIPCSKIHISETSTQVVPNTSATAASASSDLNGAAVRNACELLNVRLEAYKSKNPKGSWEDWVKAAYLDRVNLSANGFYKTPDLGYSFETNSGRAFNYFSYGVACSEVEIDCLTGAHKNLSTTIVMDVGVSLNPAIDIGQVEGAFMQGLGLFTLEELHYSPNGVLLTRGPGSYKIPGFGDIPSQLTVSLLRDAPHDKAIFASKAVGEPPLFLASSVFFAIKDAVTAARAESGVVGTFRLDSPASAERIRNACLDRFTKLCPPAEPGTFRPWSVRV, encoded by the exons ATGGGCGACCACACCAACTCATCAGACGAGCTCACTTTCTTCGTTAATGGGAAGAAG GTTGTGGAGAAAAATGCTGATCCTGAAATGACTTTACTCACTTATCTGAGGAGGAAAT tggGCCTACCAGGGACCAAGCTCGGTTGCGCCGAAGGTGGCTGTGGAGCGTGCACGGTGATGCTATCCAAATACCAACCTGATACTCAAAGCTTGCT TCATTATGCGGTAAACGCCTGTCTTGCCCCGATCTGCTCCTTGCACCTGGTTGCCGTGACCACCGTGGAAGGAATCGGTAGTGTTGCAAGACAGCTGCATCCTGTGCAG GAACGAATTGCTAAGGCCCACGGTTCACAATGCGGTTTCTGCACTCCGGGAATTGTCATGTCCATGTATGCCTTGCTGAGAAATAATACCACCCCCAAAATGGCTGATGTGGAGGAGGCCTTTCAAG GAAATCTTTGTCGCTGTACTGGATATCGGCCCATTCTGGAGGCCTACAAGACCTTTACAacg GATGGTGGATGCTGTGGTGGGAAAGGACGGGTCAACGGTTGCTGTATGACCAATATGAAAGCGGAAGAGGAGGAAGTGGAT GCGTCTTCAAAGCTGTTCAATGTTGCGGACTTTGCGCCGCTTGACCCCACGCAGGAGGTCATCTTCCCTCCAGAGCTGATG TCCCTGAGCAAAAACCAAAAGACTCGCTCACTGCGTTTCAGCAGTCCCAGAGTGGTCTGGTTTCAGCCAGCCAACTTGGACGAATTTCTTGATCTGAAATGTAAACACCCTGATGCCCGAGTGGTAGTGGGAAACACTGAAGTGG GTATAGAAGTGAAGTTCAAGAATTTGTTGTATCCAGTCATACTGGCTCCATCTTTCATCCCCGAGCTCCACAGAGTGACACACGTCGACAATG GTATCGTGTTTGGCGCTGCTTGCACACTCACCCAAATGGGTGAAGTACTGAAAAAAGCAGTTAAGGAGCTCCCTCCTCACCAAACACAATTCTTCCTTGCTGTTCTGGAGCAGTTGCGGTGGTTTGCCGGTCAGCAGATTCGCAACGTTGCT GCTGTTGGCGGGAACATCATGACCGCTAGCCCCATATCTGACCTCAATCCTGTCTTTATGGCCGCGTGCTGCAAAGTCACACTGATGGACAAAA ATGGCAGTCGTGTGGTTCAGATGGACGACGGTTTCTTTGTCGGTTATAGAAAGACTATTCTGCGACCAGAAGAAATTCTGCTTTCCATCGAGGTCCCCTACAGCAGGAAG TATCAGTTTGTGTCGGCCTTCAAACAGTCCCCTCGCAGAGAGGATGACATCAGTATAGTGACAGGCGCAATGAGTGTCACTTTCACGCCAGGGACGAGTATCGTGGAAGATTTAAGGCTAAGCTACGGTGGTATGGCAGCGACCACCGTGCTCGCAAAAAATACGGCAAATAAACTCTTGGGAAG ATGCTGGGGGGAGGAATTGCTGGAAGAAGCTTGCTCCTCATTGGCCGAGGAGATGACCTTAGATCCGTCTGTGCCAGGGGGCATGGTGACGTATCGGAGAACTCTTACCCTCGGTCTATTCTACAAGTTCTACCTGACCGTGCTGCAAAAGCTTAGAGGAGAG GATCTGAATGTGGAAGAGGTCCGATCAAATTTCCTTAGTGCAACAGAGATTTACCATCAAGAAATTCCATCCAGCGTGCAGATCTACCAG GAGGTGCCACCTTCTCAAAAGCAAGATGATGTGCTGGGTCACCCTGTCATGCACCTCGCAGCCCTAAAACAGGCCACGGGTGAAGCGGTGTACTGCGACGACATACCGCTATTTGAGAACGAGGTGTATTTGGCGCTCGTTACCAGCACCAAGGCCTATGCTCGCATCTG CTCCATTGACACGTCAGAAGCCGAATCTTCGCCAGGCTTCATCCGTTGTTTCTTAGTCGGCGACATTCCCGGCAGCAACGCCACCGGAGTATTTCATGACGAGTCTGTCTTCGCTGACGGCCAA GTCACATGTGTGGGTCACGTCATTGGCGCCGTTGTGGCTGACACCCAGATTAATGCCCAGCGAGCTGCCAAAGCCGTCAAAGTCCAATATGAAGAACTGCAGCCTATTATCACCATACAG GAAGCCATTGCTGCTCAGTCTTTCTATCAGCCAATCAGAAAACTCCAGAGAGGAGACCTGGAGGAGGGATTTAAACAGGCAGACCACATCCTGGAAG GTGAGATGCACATTGGTGGTCAAGAACATTTCTACCTGGAGACCAACTCGACTGTAGCTGTCCCTAAAGGCGAAGACCATGAAATGGAGCTCTTTGTATCCACTCAGAATCCTTCTGAGACAcag TTCCTGGTGGCCAAGGCGTTGGGCATCCCTGCCAACAGGGTGGTGGTCCGTGTAAAAAGGATGGGAGGGGGCTTCGGCGGTAAAGAGAGTCGGAGCACCGTACTCTCCACCGTGGTCTCCGTAGCAGCGCACAA GCTGCGACGGCCGGTCAGATGCATGTTGGACAGAGATGAAGACATGCTGATCACTGGGGGGAGACACCCATTCTatggaaaatataaa GTGGGCTTCCTGAACAGTGGGAAAGTGGTAGCCCTGGATGTGTGGTACTACAGCAATGCTGGAAACACTCGTGACCTCTCTCTGGCC GTCATGGAGCGTGCCCTGTTCCACATGGTGAACTCGTACAGCATTGCTAACGTGTGCGGGCACGGCGCCTTGTGCCGGACCAACCTGCCGTCCAATACCGCTTTCAGAGGATTTGGAGGTCCCCAAGGCATGATGTTGGCTGAGAACTGGATAACAGAAGTGGCTCAGAGCCTGGGACGGCCTGCCGAGGAG GTTCGAAGACTCAACCTGTTTAGACAAGGTGAAGTGACGCCATACAACCAGCTCCTGGAACAGTGTACTTTGGACCTCTGCTGGGATGAGTGCATGTCCCGCTCGAACTACCGGCAGCGGCGAGACGCCATTGAACTCTACAACAA ACAGAACCGGTGGACCAAACGAGGCCTTGCCATCGTACCAACGATGTTTGGCATCAGCTTCACCGCTCTCTTTCTAAACCAG gcTGGTGCACTGGTTCACATCTACACAGATGGCTCGGTACTCCTAACTCATGGTGGGACAGAAATGGGACAGGGGCTCCATACCAAGATGATCCAG GTGGCCAGCCGGGTTCTTGGCATCCCCTGTTCAAAGATTCACATTTCGGAGACTAGTACTCAAGTTGTCCCAAACACAAGTGCCACCGCCGCCTCGGCCTCTTCGGACCTTAATGGAGCTGCGGTCAGGAATGCCTGCGAACTCCTCAATGTGCGCCTCGAAGCGTATAAGAGCAAAAACCCCAAAGGATCTTGGGAGGACTGG GTAAAAGCAGCATACTTGGACAGAGTCAACTTGAGTGCAAACGGCTTTTACAA GACTCCAGATCTAGGGTACAGCTTTGAAACCAATTCTGGCCGAGCGTTCAACTATTTCAGCTATGGCGTCGCCTGTTCTGAGGTGGAGATCGACTGTTTGACCGGAGCTCACAAG AACCTGAGCACCACCATTGTCATGGACGTTGGAGTTAGCCTCAATCCTGCCATAGACATCGGACAA GTGGAGGGAGCATTCATGCAGGGTCTGGGTCTCTTCACCTTGGAGGAGCTTCACTACTCCCCCAATGGTGTCCTCCTCACCCGGGGTCCGGGTTCTTACAAGATCCCAGGCTTTGGCGACATTCCAAGCCAGCTAACCGTGTCGTTGCTTCGTGACGCCCCCCATGACAAGGCCATTTTTGCCTCCAAG GCTGTGGGTGAGCCTCCTCTCTTCCTGGCCTCATCTGTTTTCTTCGCCATCAAAGACGCGGTCACTGCAGCACGGGCTGAATCGGGCGTCGTGGGCACGTTCAGATTGGATAGCCCCGCATCTGCGGAGCGGATACGGAATGCCTGCCTGGACCGCTTCACCAAACTG TGTCCTCCTGCAGAACCTGGAACGTTCCGACCTTGGTCTGTCCGAGTCTAA
- the xdh gene encoding xanthine dehydrogenase/oxidase isoform X1 — protein MGDHTNSSDELTFFVNGKKVVEKNADPEMTLLTYLRRKLGLPGTKLGCAEGGCGACTVMLSKYQPDTQSLLHYAVNACLAPICSLHLVAVTTVEGIGSVARQLHPVQERIAKAHGSQCGFCTPGIVMSMYALLRNNTTPKMADVEEAFQGNLCRCTGYRPILEAYKTFTTDGGCCGGKGRVNGCCMTNMKAEEEEVDVDASSKLFNVADFAPLDPTQEVIFPPELMSLSKNQKTRSLRFSSPRVVWFQPANLDEFLDLKCKHPDARVVVGNTEVGIEVKFKNLLYPVILAPSFIPELHRVTHVDNGIVFGAACTLTQMGEVLKKAVKELPPHQTQFFLAVLEQLRWFAGQQIRNVAAVGGNIMTASPISDLNPVFMAACCKVTLMDKNGSRVVQMDDGFFVGYRKTILRPEEILLSIEVPYSRKYQFVSAFKQSPRREDDISIVTGAMSVTFTPGTSIVEDLRLSYGGMAATTVLAKNTANKLLGRCWGEELLEEACSSLAEEMTLDPSVPGGMVTYRRTLTLGLFYKFYLTVLQKLRGEDLNVEEVRSNFLSATEIYHQEIPSSVQIYQEVPPSQKQDDVLGHPVMHLAALKQATGEAVYCDDIPLFENEVYLALVTSTKAYARICSIDTSEAESSPGFIRCFLVGDIPGSNATGVFHDESVFADGQVTCVGHVIGAVVADTQINAQRAAKAVKVQYEELQPIITIQEAIAAQSFYQPIRKLQRGDLEEGFKQADHILEGEMHIGGQEHFYLETNSTVAVPKGEDHEMELFVSTQNPSETQFLVAKALGIPANRVVVRVKRMGGGFGGKESRSTVLSTVVSVAAHKLRRPVRCMLDRDEDMLITGGRHPFYGKYKVGFLNSGKVVALDVWYYSNAGNTRDLSLAVMERALFHMVNSYSIANVCGHGALCRTNLPSNTAFRGFGGPQGMMLAENWITEVAQSLGRPAEEVRRLNLFRQGEVTPYNQLLEQCTLDLCWDECMSRSNYRQRRDAIELYNKQNRWTKRGLAIVPTMFGISFTALFLNQAGALVHIYTDGSVLLTHGGTEMGQGLHTKMIQVASRVLGIPCSKIHISETSTQVVPNTSATAASASSDLNGAAVRNACELLNVRLEAYKSKNPKGSWEDWVKAAYLDRVNLSANGFYKTPDLGYSFETNSGRAFNYFSYGVACSEVEIDCLTGAHKNLSTTIVMDVGVSLNPAIDIGQVEGAFMQGLGLFTLEELHYSPNGVLLTRGPGSYKIPGFGDIPSQLTVSLLRDAPHDKAIFASKAVGEPPLFLASSVFFAIKDAVTAARAESGVVGTFRLDSPASAERIRNACLDRFTKLCPPAEPGTFRPWSVRV, from the exons ATGGGCGACCACACCAACTCATCAGACGAGCTCACTTTCTTCGTTAATGGGAAGAAG GTTGTGGAGAAAAATGCTGATCCTGAAATGACTTTACTCACTTATCTGAGGAGGAAAT tggGCCTACCAGGGACCAAGCTCGGTTGCGCCGAAGGTGGCTGTGGAGCGTGCACGGTGATGCTATCCAAATACCAACCTGATACTCAAAGCTTGCT TCATTATGCGGTAAACGCCTGTCTTGCCCCGATCTGCTCCTTGCACCTGGTTGCCGTGACCACCGTGGAAGGAATCGGTAGTGTTGCAAGACAGCTGCATCCTGTGCAG GAACGAATTGCTAAGGCCCACGGTTCACAATGCGGTTTCTGCACTCCGGGAATTGTCATGTCCATGTATGCCTTGCTGAGAAATAATACCACCCCCAAAATGGCTGATGTGGAGGAGGCCTTTCAAG GAAATCTTTGTCGCTGTACTGGATATCGGCCCATTCTGGAGGCCTACAAGACCTTTACAacg GATGGTGGATGCTGTGGTGGGAAAGGACGGGTCAACGGTTGCTGTATGACCAATATGAAAGCGGAAGAGGAGGAAGTGGATGTAGAT GCGTCTTCAAAGCTGTTCAATGTTGCGGACTTTGCGCCGCTTGACCCCACGCAGGAGGTCATCTTCCCTCCAGAGCTGATG TCCCTGAGCAAAAACCAAAAGACTCGCTCACTGCGTTTCAGCAGTCCCAGAGTGGTCTGGTTTCAGCCAGCCAACTTGGACGAATTTCTTGATCTGAAATGTAAACACCCTGATGCCCGAGTGGTAGTGGGAAACACTGAAGTGG GTATAGAAGTGAAGTTCAAGAATTTGTTGTATCCAGTCATACTGGCTCCATCTTTCATCCCCGAGCTCCACAGAGTGACACACGTCGACAATG GTATCGTGTTTGGCGCTGCTTGCACACTCACCCAAATGGGTGAAGTACTGAAAAAAGCAGTTAAGGAGCTCCCTCCTCACCAAACACAATTCTTCCTTGCTGTTCTGGAGCAGTTGCGGTGGTTTGCCGGTCAGCAGATTCGCAACGTTGCT GCTGTTGGCGGGAACATCATGACCGCTAGCCCCATATCTGACCTCAATCCTGTCTTTATGGCCGCGTGCTGCAAAGTCACACTGATGGACAAAA ATGGCAGTCGTGTGGTTCAGATGGACGACGGTTTCTTTGTCGGTTATAGAAAGACTATTCTGCGACCAGAAGAAATTCTGCTTTCCATCGAGGTCCCCTACAGCAGGAAG TATCAGTTTGTGTCGGCCTTCAAACAGTCCCCTCGCAGAGAGGATGACATCAGTATAGTGACAGGCGCAATGAGTGTCACTTTCACGCCAGGGACGAGTATCGTGGAAGATTTAAGGCTAAGCTACGGTGGTATGGCAGCGACCACCGTGCTCGCAAAAAATACGGCAAATAAACTCTTGGGAAG ATGCTGGGGGGAGGAATTGCTGGAAGAAGCTTGCTCCTCATTGGCCGAGGAGATGACCTTAGATCCGTCTGTGCCAGGGGGCATGGTGACGTATCGGAGAACTCTTACCCTCGGTCTATTCTACAAGTTCTACCTGACCGTGCTGCAAAAGCTTAGAGGAGAG GATCTGAATGTGGAAGAGGTCCGATCAAATTTCCTTAGTGCAACAGAGATTTACCATCAAGAAATTCCATCCAGCGTGCAGATCTACCAG GAGGTGCCACCTTCTCAAAAGCAAGATGATGTGCTGGGTCACCCTGTCATGCACCTCGCAGCCCTAAAACAGGCCACGGGTGAAGCGGTGTACTGCGACGACATACCGCTATTTGAGAACGAGGTGTATTTGGCGCTCGTTACCAGCACCAAGGCCTATGCTCGCATCTG CTCCATTGACACGTCAGAAGCCGAATCTTCGCCAGGCTTCATCCGTTGTTTCTTAGTCGGCGACATTCCCGGCAGCAACGCCACCGGAGTATTTCATGACGAGTCTGTCTTCGCTGACGGCCAA GTCACATGTGTGGGTCACGTCATTGGCGCCGTTGTGGCTGACACCCAGATTAATGCCCAGCGAGCTGCCAAAGCCGTCAAAGTCCAATATGAAGAACTGCAGCCTATTATCACCATACAG GAAGCCATTGCTGCTCAGTCTTTCTATCAGCCAATCAGAAAACTCCAGAGAGGAGACCTGGAGGAGGGATTTAAACAGGCAGACCACATCCTGGAAG GTGAGATGCACATTGGTGGTCAAGAACATTTCTACCTGGAGACCAACTCGACTGTAGCTGTCCCTAAAGGCGAAGACCATGAAATGGAGCTCTTTGTATCCACTCAGAATCCTTCTGAGACAcag TTCCTGGTGGCCAAGGCGTTGGGCATCCCTGCCAACAGGGTGGTGGTCCGTGTAAAAAGGATGGGAGGGGGCTTCGGCGGTAAAGAGAGTCGGAGCACCGTACTCTCCACCGTGGTCTCCGTAGCAGCGCACAA GCTGCGACGGCCGGTCAGATGCATGTTGGACAGAGATGAAGACATGCTGATCACTGGGGGGAGACACCCATTCTatggaaaatataaa GTGGGCTTCCTGAACAGTGGGAAAGTGGTAGCCCTGGATGTGTGGTACTACAGCAATGCTGGAAACACTCGTGACCTCTCTCTGGCC GTCATGGAGCGTGCCCTGTTCCACATGGTGAACTCGTACAGCATTGCTAACGTGTGCGGGCACGGCGCCTTGTGCCGGACCAACCTGCCGTCCAATACCGCTTTCAGAGGATTTGGAGGTCCCCAAGGCATGATGTTGGCTGAGAACTGGATAACAGAAGTGGCTCAGAGCCTGGGACGGCCTGCCGAGGAG GTTCGAAGACTCAACCTGTTTAGACAAGGTGAAGTGACGCCATACAACCAGCTCCTGGAACAGTGTACTTTGGACCTCTGCTGGGATGAGTGCATGTCCCGCTCGAACTACCGGCAGCGGCGAGACGCCATTGAACTCTACAACAA ACAGAACCGGTGGACCAAACGAGGCCTTGCCATCGTACCAACGATGTTTGGCATCAGCTTCACCGCTCTCTTTCTAAACCAG gcTGGTGCACTGGTTCACATCTACACAGATGGCTCGGTACTCCTAACTCATGGTGGGACAGAAATGGGACAGGGGCTCCATACCAAGATGATCCAG GTGGCCAGCCGGGTTCTTGGCATCCCCTGTTCAAAGATTCACATTTCGGAGACTAGTACTCAAGTTGTCCCAAACACAAGTGCCACCGCCGCCTCGGCCTCTTCGGACCTTAATGGAGCTGCGGTCAGGAATGCCTGCGAACTCCTCAATGTGCGCCTCGAAGCGTATAAGAGCAAAAACCCCAAAGGATCTTGGGAGGACTGG GTAAAAGCAGCATACTTGGACAGAGTCAACTTGAGTGCAAACGGCTTTTACAA GACTCCAGATCTAGGGTACAGCTTTGAAACCAATTCTGGCCGAGCGTTCAACTATTTCAGCTATGGCGTCGCCTGTTCTGAGGTGGAGATCGACTGTTTGACCGGAGCTCACAAG AACCTGAGCACCACCATTGTCATGGACGTTGGAGTTAGCCTCAATCCTGCCATAGACATCGGACAA GTGGAGGGAGCATTCATGCAGGGTCTGGGTCTCTTCACCTTGGAGGAGCTTCACTACTCCCCCAATGGTGTCCTCCTCACCCGGGGTCCGGGTTCTTACAAGATCCCAGGCTTTGGCGACATTCCAAGCCAGCTAACCGTGTCGTTGCTTCGTGACGCCCCCCATGACAAGGCCATTTTTGCCTCCAAG GCTGTGGGTGAGCCTCCTCTCTTCCTGGCCTCATCTGTTTTCTTCGCCATCAAAGACGCGGTCACTGCAGCACGGGCTGAATCGGGCGTCGTGGGCACGTTCAGATTGGATAGCCCCGCATCTGCGGAGCGGATACGGAATGCCTGCCTGGACCGCTTCACCAAACTG TGTCCTCCTGCAGAACCTGGAACGTTCCGACCTTGGTCTGTCCGAGTCTAA
- the creg1 gene encoding protein CREG1, which yields MRVLLWVVCLLLLGLTSGSPQVRVPPHDQVARVARFVAHQCDWASMATISSHKPVVGQPFSNVFSVSDGPLGSGSGVPYMYLTRMEISVQDLEVNQQASLSMSLAQTDYCRKQGFDPQSPLCAHIIFSGSVLEVNGTEALFAKKALFSRHPEMVEWPADHDWFFVKFNITQVWVLDYFGGVKTVSPDEYYQASPDNTQM from the exons ATGCGGGTTCTCTTGTGGGTTGTCTGCTTGCTCCTCCTTGGCCTGACTTCGGGGTCTCCCCAGGTCCGCGTGCCCCCCCACGATCAGGTTGCCCGGGTGGCCCGCTTCGTCGCGCACCAGTGCGACTGGGCTTCCATGGCCACTATCAGCAGCCACAAGCCGGTGGTGGGGCAACCTTTCTCTAACGTCTTCTCGGTGAGCGACGGGCCCCTGGGCTCCGGCTCCGGCGTGCCCTACATGTACTTGACCCGCATGGAGATCTCTGTGCAAGACCTGGAG GTGAACCAACAAGCGTCTTTGTCCATGTCTCTGGCTCAGACTGACTACTGCCGAAAGCAGGGTTTCGACCCTCAGAGTCCTTTGTGCGCTCACATCATCTTTTCCGGATCGGTGCTGGAA GTGAACGGCACAGAAGCCCTGTTTGCAAAGAAAGCCCTTTTTAGTCGACACCCGGAAATGGTTGAGTGGCCAGCAGACCACGACTGGTTCTTTGTCAAGTTCAATATCACACAG GTATGGGTGCTTGATTATTTTGGGGGAGTGAAGACAGTGAGTCCCGATGAATACTATCAGGCCTCCCCTGATAATACTCAAATGTGA